CCCGAGCCGCGCGCGGCGGGCCGCACCCGGCGTCTCCCTACCGCTGCATCGCCAGCATCTCGCGCGTTCGCTTCCAGGCGAGGCCGATACCGCCGACCTGCAGCCAGTACTTCACGTAGGTGATGCGCTTCATGACGATCGCGGGGACGCCCGTGAGGTTGAAGCGGTACATCCATCCCACGCCCCAGCTCGGTCCGACGCTCACGAACTCGCCACGCGTGTGCGGCTCGAACGGCGCGGGCTCCTGCCCGCGGGCCTCGCGCAGCAGGTTCTGCGCTGTGTGGGGCCCCTGCTGGATCGCCATCTGCGCGAGCATCGGCAGCGTCGCCTTGGTCTCGGGGTGCTTGGCGGCCGCGACGTCGCCGATGGCGTAGATGTCGTCGTACCCGGGGGTCTTGAGCTCCGCGTCCACGATGAGGCGACCCGCGTTGTCGACC
This genomic interval from Coriobacteriia bacterium contains the following:
- a CDS encoding FAD-dependent oxidoreductase; this encodes VDNAGRLIVDAELKTPGYDDIYAIGDVAAAKHPETKATLPMLAQMAIQQGPHTAQNLLREARGQEPAPFEPHTRGEFVSVGPSWGVGWMYRFNLTGVPAIVMKRITYVKYWLQVGGIGLAWKRTREMLAMQR